TCAGCCATGCCACGACTCATTCCAAAGTCCAGTATTTGATCCATTGTCCAATTTCCATTTATATCCTTACTTAATGACAATTTTAGAAGAGAAAATGCTTCCCCAAGGAAATGATGGGTTGTGTCCTAAAGTAGCTCCCATAAAATTCTAGGAAAATATTTAGATTTGAAGACTCTAGAAGGAAAGACATTCGACATAGACATAATCCTCCATACTTGCTTTCCTAACATGGTCAAATTGAAAGCAAATAGATTTctgaaacacaaactccatttTTCTTCATGACACGTAACTTTTCCCATGTCATCCAATCGATCCCTTTGGTTCCCCTCCTACTCGAACTCCACCAATAAGAATTCATCATTTTTTGAAGTTTCTCTCCAAGTGATTGAGGGATTTGAAATTTATTCATGCAATAGGTTGTAATAGCTTACACCATTGACTTAATAAGAATCTCTCTTCTTGCCATAGACATCTCCTTTCCATCCCAAGAATTAATCTTTTGTCACACTctatcttttataaaattaaagatagcGTTCTtgttatagaaactaaaaacataaatggATATACTAAagactaaaatcatatttaagttaatttttatttatactaataaattttgaaaataaatttaaaactatttaaaaaggagtttaatttttatttactatgAGTATAAATATTtctacatttttaattaattagaaatgattttaaatatgatttttaaaataaatattatgagaattaataattttttcatattataatttgtaattagataataattaaattttttatttattaaaattaaattgaggtataaaattttttacaataacttACACATTCCTAAACTAAGATCCCGagtcaaataattatttacattaaAATCCTTTGTACTATCgctacattttaattaaatttatttaaaaatctgaTTTCTTTTcgcttaaatttatttgttgaataaaaaaaagaaaaaaaaacaaactatacCGTtccttaaagaaataaaaaagcaaCCCATCAAGTTATGTTCCAGAGTTATTTTGTGTTCAATAACTCACACATTGaacttttgatttgtttttagtttgtttttttttttactaaaatttgtttttagttaatatttacGTTTTGCCTAAACAAAATTGAAGGAGcgcggaaaaaaaaaagtgagcgGAAAAGTGAAGAACAATAgacgaaaacaaaaaaatggaatagAATAGAAGCGGAGACTAACGGTGGCAGTTACCGTTCCAAGGGACCCACCACTTCAAAATCCATCAAAATGGAGTTGGAGCTGAGTTGGAAATTCATGATTTTCAGTTAAACAAATGCTAATAAAAGTTACAAACAAATGTATAAacttaataaatcaattaactattattttttaataaaaaaactattttcactTAGAAAAAATGTGTaacaattttaacataatttaaattaaactaagaatctatttaaatttaaattatggtatatatgcttttagttttatgcattagaaataaaaaatgaatgtaattacattaacaatataaatttaaactgTTGTGTAATGATGTCAAGAAAAAACTGTTATGTAatcataactaaaatttaaactttttaaaaattactttacatAGTCATATTTATATTAGTTTCTATTCAtttgacaataataatatatttacattaataatatattaaaaataaaattataaataaaatataaatttcattataaattttaataatttcaaatttttaatatataatttaggaATTATATCgctatattattatgaatttaatttaaatataataatagtctagatatttttataatattatttaatataaattattatataaagtaagatgattaattttataataaataatttataagttataaatttctttttttttattatatgttataaTTTGTTAGTAAATAATGAGAAAACAtttaattcaagattcaaaTCATACGTTACTTGTGAGGACATAAACCTTGTTGTCTCCTTTTCCCGCTTTccaagaaataatttcattttaaaaatatttaagtaaagAAACatctaattaaacaaatttatatgtttaatgATAAAAGATATAACTTTTGAAGTGGtgttattcaaataaatttttatcattttttatacattttgttaataaatgtgataaagatattgattaagaataaaaaagatattgatgaaacaaaaaattataaaatacatatatttttattattttaaaaaataaatataaataatttttatgcaataaaagtttgttgataaatttttattttcctaattAATTCCGTGCATAAAattcattagttttttttttcaatatggtttatcaaaataaaaaatatggttTATgccaaataaaaagattaataacagtattaataattaatgaatttaaaatatttcaaacaaaatttaaatttaaaaaatgtggaCAAAGCAAACGTTTCTTTTATTTGCATTCTATTGTTCCCTGGTTCATCCATTTTATGTGAACCAAACAAAATCACCAAGCGTTTTTGCGTTCTTCATCTTCTACCTTTCGCCAGTTCAGGAACCCCCAAAACCCTAGATCAAACGCTGCCGCCACCGTTTCTCGATTCTCGGTGGTGGAAAACTGCCGTTCTCTGTTCCGAAATTCGAATATctgctattttttttcttctctcgcTCTGATTTCGATTGCAGTTTCTAGGGTTTCTGTGTTTCTGATTTGGGGTTTCGGAAATGGGAAGcagaaaggaagaagagaggaaCGAGAAAATTATTAGAGGTCTCATGAAGCTTCCGCCGAATCGAAGATGTATAAACTGCAACAGCCTGGTAAGTTCGACTCctgtttttgaatttgattttctttttcttcttatttggtTTGGTAAAAGTatgttttagtttcaataccttttttatgttttgagtTTTATGAATAATTAGAAGCTTAAAAACTCTTAAAAGCCTTCGGCGCTGAAGTGGGGATTGTTGTTGAGAGCTGAGAAGGGTGGAAAATGTTTCAAGAATTTGACATCgagattttaattttgaagtctattttttttcatgcagATTCCAAAAAGATTACATTGATTTAGACTTTAGACAAAATTAGCCTAATAATTAGCATTTGCAAAAGGTTATTATACAAAAGAAGACTTCAAATTATtcatgtgattttctttttctggttTTATATGATGTTATTCTTGCTGAGTATTTGAGAAAAGAACTTATCAACGTTTTGTCTATGTATGAGATGATTTCCAGTTAATGGATATGCCGTTATTTGTACAGGGACCACAATATGTATGTACGAGTTTTTGGACTTTCATTTGTATGACATGCAGTGGAATACAGTGAGTTCCTTTTCGTTTTATTAACTcatgctttatattttttctctaaagAAGGATGcttactttttataattatatagctTGTCAAGTCCTGAATGTTTAAAGGTTATTGGGATTTCGATTGAGAAAAATAATCAGGCTTGATGTAAAGTTTCAGCTAATTGTTATATGACATGTACTTTTAAGTCATATCATGTTTGCAATGTTATTGAATGTTAGGTGCTCTTGTGGTTGAAAATAATCATGAACATACATTACTTTGATAACTATACtcagtttctttctttctttttttttttaactatgttTTCTGCAGTAGTTGAGAATAATGAGAAAATCTTtaattccaaaatggatttcttataaatttctgctttacttttggtcattttgatttttgacatgagataaaattcttaaaaaaatgaaatcctCATAATAAATAGTCTTTTAAAAGAGATTTTTGAATACtatgtttaataaattaaattatgttcatATAATCTGAATTAATCTTATAATCAGCATATCTATTCGTTTTTGTGATGTTGTTACTCCTCATAAAAGGATATTATATGGCCTTGTTATCATGGTTTAATGTTCATCAATTATGcttctttataatataattaataattattcctTTTTAACATTGATTCCATTTAGTCGACCTCACATACTTGGAGAAGGCTTGGTTATGATTGTGGTAGTAGTTCCATATTTGGTGATATTGTACAATTCTTAAAATCACCTGTTTTTTACATGTCATGCAGTCGTGAGTTTACTCATCGTGTGAAGTCTGTGTCAATGGCAAAGTTCACTTCACAAGAAGTTGATGCTCTTCAAAATGGAGGTAACCAggtaaaagagtaatttttcttctttttgacaGTGGTAGCTACATTTATTTCCTTGTTAAGTGTAAATCTTCTTCATTTGTAGCTACCTTAATTTCCTGGTTGAATTGAGATTTATCTGTGGCTTTTTTGTTTTAAGCGTGCAAgggaaatatatttgaaaaattggGACTTCCAGAGACAGCGGTTGCCAGATAACAGGTATAGTTATATGATTTGCAGTTAAAGCTATTTTACTAACctgttatttatctttattaatatgtataacttattgtgtggcattatgatATTATGCTTTTGCAGCAATGTTGAAAAAATAAGGGAATTTATAAGGAATGTGTATGTGGATGGAAGATATGCTGGAGCGAAGTCTTCAGAAAAGCCTCCAAGAGATGCACAGGCAATATATTCTTAGATACTGATTTGTTTCTTGGAATAactaatttttcttaatcttggtatagcttattctttttttctgatACCAGATGTATGTTGTCGTGTATGATATTTGTTTGTGCTTCCTTTGttctaaatataatatataatactattatattcaatatataaatatataatactacTATATTCAATCCATTTTGCTTAGGTAAataagtaaagaaaagaaataaatgaataagGTGATCAATTACACAGATCTTTTTCTCAGTATTGTGCATATAATTGTTTAGTGAAGCTTAAATTTGTGAATGTAATGAAGTAAATGATGCCTTAGCAATCACTAAGGAAATCAGCTAGACATAATTAGTTGCACAAATATCCTCATAATCCAAGTTAATTTCACCCTTTAGTTAAATGCTGAACATTTTATATTTGCAATTAACTGTAGAGCCCTGGAATTCATGAAGATGAGATTAGGCGTGCCAGTTCTTATCATTCATATTCTCAAAGTCCTCCGTATGATTATCAATATGAGGATAGGCGGTATGGAAAACAAGCAGCTGCACTGACCAGGAAGCCTGGTTCAGATAAAGCTCGCTATGAAGGGAAGATGTCTAGTATTATCTACAGTCCTGGCCGCTTCAGTGATCACGCGTATGATGACAGATTTGCGAATGAGGGATCTGGTCCAAGAATTTCTGACTTTTCTGTGTCTAGTGGTGGTGAACAATTCAAATCCGATGTTCAGTCTCCCAATTTTCATAAGGATATCAAGATTAGAAGTCCATCCTATCAGCAGCGTTCTGGTTCTGGTTCTAGTTCAAGTGAAGATGTGTGGTATCAAGCAAGAAATGCATCTTTGGAAACTAATGCCAATGCCAAGAGAGATGCAGATGGAATTCGTCCTCCACAGGTTTGTCAGAGAATTGGAATATTGTCCAcagaaagaaatgaattttcCTGTAGgaatcaaaatatcaaataatatattGCCTGTCTGCTGTTTCTGGTTTAGGATAAACATTATTATCAAGTAAAATAATGCAAAGAAAGTTATTAATGAGGTAACATGGTACAAGTATAAGAATATGGACATAGGAAGGATAACAAATTTATTAGTAGAGCATTACATTTTCTGAAGATAGTCAGATCAATTCTTCAGGGCATCAATATATCAAATCTAGTATAGAGAGAGAATTGAGTCTGAGTTTCTTGTTAATAATGGATTTCTTGATCGATATTTACTATATATCACTGCCTGCTAATGAGTCCTTGTGAGAAGATCTATTAAAAAGTTGAGATGTGGTCTTCTTCATAACTATCACTTATGTGAAGTCCAAACATTCAAATGTTACCGTTCTAAAATAACCAAGGATTGGTTTAATTTGAGTGTTATTGTTCAAACTTGGTGAATAAACATTCTGTTTGAATGATTCTGTTTATTACATTTTCCAAGTGCTTGTGGCCTTATTGTTGTATCAAGCTGATCATGTGTTTCTCTCTGCATGGCATTAATTTGCACTCATTCCCCAGAGAACTGTGTCAGCACAATCAAGAGACAACAAATTTCCATCCTTGAGATCTTATAATTCTGGCAGTTTAGTTGATTTTTTCTCAGAACCAGTCCAAGCTTCAGAACCACTTCAGAATAAAGCATTTGGCATTCCCAGACCACCTGGTCCTACAAGATCTGTTAGCATGGACCTCTCCAAGGCACCACTGGAATCAGCTTCATCTGTTGATCTTTTTCAGTTACCAGCAGCACCATCTCAAGCTCCAACATTGGATTTGTTTCAATCATCTCTTTCATCGGCAGATCCATCTTTCAACGAGAATCAACTTAGTCAAACATCCCATCTTGCatctattgattttttttccgatTTTTCTCCGCAGCCTTCTACTGTAACCTCAGATGGGAAGGCACTGGAATTATCTGTCCCTAAAAATGAAGGATGGGCAACTTTTGATATGCCTCAGAGAACCTCCTCTACTGCACAAGTGGAAATTCCAACCACTGTACCCTCAAATGCTAAATCTTTAGAAGAAAAATTTGATCCATTTTCTACCTCAAATGCAAACATGCAATGGCCATCTTTTGATATGCCTCAAAGCACCTCCTCTACTGCACAAGTGGAAATTCCAGCCACTGCACCCTCAAGTGCTAAATCTTTACACGAAACATTTGATCCATTTTCAAGCTCAAATGCAAACAGGCAATGGCCATCTTTTGAAATTTCTAGTGTCAGTGTACCTTCTTCAGTTACATCTAATTTATGGCATGATGGTGTGTGGAATGGAGAAGAACAAGTTTCTGCTATGGCAGCAAACACTCAAGTAAGTTAAAGAAAGTTTAGTTGATGGCTAGTTTTGCATTATTGTGCAATACTCCTTTGGAAATTAATTGTGTCCCTTGCTTTTGTTCCTGGTGAAATTTCAAGATGTTATGGAATAAATTGAAACTTACATAAGGGTTCGTATGTTGTGTCTGTACAGCcatgaaataaattaatggaTGCCCCTTGCTTTTGTTCCTGGTATAATTTCAAGATGTTATGGAATAAACTGAAACTTCTACAAGATTTCATATGTTGTGTTTTTACTTTGTACAGCCATGGAATGCATTTGAAGATTCTGGTGGCCATCATCCTGTGGATTCCCTTAGTCAAGGATTACAATTGCACAATTTTCCATCAGCTGATAATCATATTTTGGGTTTAAGAGAGTCTGAGGTTGTTATATGCATCCTGTATTACCTTGCCATGATAGTTTTATGATGTAGAAATTTGCAAGCTCCTTTTTTATTTGCTCACccactttttcttttgttttctttttttgaaataaaatcagGGATCCAATGAAGATGGAGTTAAAGGCTTTGCCCCTGTTGGTGGATTTGATAATCATGACATCCCATCTCATGTCAGTTGCTCAGCATATCCCCCACCCATGCTTCCTCCAATGGTTTGTGCTCTTAGGTTGATCGAGAATTTCTTATATTCAATAAAGTGGTAggttttctttatatatttttggttattaattttgtttattctttCAGGGAGATATTCAACCTAATCAAATGAAATCTAAATCAACTAATCCATTTGATTATCCCTATGAATCTGATGTAGATCACAACAATATGGTATGTCATGGAGAGTTAGTAGGTGTTTATctgttatttaatatttctagtatagttttgttatttaatatttgtttatttaaaattagttccTAATGATACTTCTGCCAAATTTTACCTCATTGGTGATAGTTCATCTGATCACACTCTTGAAGGTTCATAACATGTGATTTTAACCATTTCAATTCAGCAGTGTTACTTGCAGTCTTTCTATTCGGTTTGTTTTAATGTTCTGAATTCCCAGGAGTGATAGTTGATCTGATCACTCTCCTTCATTTGAAACCTTTTGAAACTCCACCATAGCTAATAAAATCTAAGGGGGTCTTTGTTCCACGGATTGATATTGTATTCCCAAGAATATGATAAGTAGGAATGTTATTCCTAGGTATATTTAATACGTTTTTGGTTACATTTTAATATTCCTagggttatttttaaaattcaaaaataatttaaataaaagtaaaaatggaAGGATCATTAAACATTTTGGAGAATAACTTCCATGTTCCCATGGGAATATCACTTTTCCATCCCCCTTGGGAATAAAAGTATAGGAAAACATAGTATAAAAGGAAGTTACAACGTTTCTAGAAATCAACAATACATGGGAATAATTTTTCGAAACTTGTAACAAGCATAGGAATGTTACGTTCCCATGTTTACATTACTAGGAATGAACTTTTAATCCATGAAACTAACACGCTCTAAAGGGCGTTTGATACAAGAAAAGTTTTTTCATGTGCTGAAATCATGATTCCTAGGAATGGCTAAAATCTATTTGGTTGGCCCATACATATTATTGGCAATACTTATGTTTCTtgggaataaaatattttcacattTAGTTTTAATAGAATTTTCTCATTTACTTAAATATTTACCACATTAAATTGTCTAATAAGAGCAACGTGGTATTTTACCCAAATAAAACTTTTTCTCTACTTGGAAAAGTTAGATTCTCACCTCCCCTTGGGGACAATTTTGTGGGAAACACTAGGCAAAAACATTCCTAGGAAACAATGTTTTCTgggaatgttatttttaaataataaaccaAACATGATGGGAAACAAATATTCCCAACTTCAGATTCCAGGGAAACGAAAATTTTTCCTTGTACAAAATGCTCCCTTAAATTAATTCTTGCAGCATGGATTCCAATACTCTGGTATTTTGCTGCTGCCTATGGAAAAGATACAAATCTGACAATTTGAACATGGGATATAGGAGACAGTGAGATAATGACTTATCTTCTGTTACCTATTATATGTAACATGTCTGGTGTTTGGTGTTTCGAATACAGTTTCTTGATATGAGCTCTTTGCAAGCTGCACTGCCAGATGCCCTGTTTCCAGCCACCTTCCATGGTGGGATAGCTGAATCTTGGCTTCCTCAAAACACGGTGACCCCATATATATCATCTGCTGGAGAAGGTATTGCTTGAAAACTTCTAATGAAAGTTCAaaccttatttatttaaaatgttttagtcTTGCCTACTTCCATTTTCATTGCTGCTTTAATTGATCCTATGTATTCAATATCACTCTAGTAAATGCAATTTAAATATGTGTCAATACAATTTTCTTACTgtaatcttatttttcttttgtaatttgattcaatttatGTAGGTGGTTTGTCATTCATGGCTATGCAATCACCAAGTACGCAAATACAGTAAGTTGCATACATGGCCTTTTTTTtgctgcttttctttttcttcggATATGTTGGTTGAGTCTTTGAAATCTATCTAGGTGTGTTTTCCTTGTGGATCTCATTCTTTTTACCAAGATTGGAAATTTTTGGCATTTGTAACGTAGCTGTAACTGATCATTAGATGGTTACtgcttggtatttctaatattgCTTTTGGTGCTCAATTAATTCATCAAAATATTGCAGTTACCCCCAATACTCACAAGGGGGAGGCAGGCAAGTAACCGGTATAGAAAGACCTTCACTTAGGTTTACAGGCATTTGCATTGATCACCCTTTTGTAATGTGTTACCCCCCATACTCATTGGCTATGAAACAATATATAGAATGAATTCCTTACTAATCCCAAAAGGACAAGGAAGTTGGCTGCTTGGTGGTACACTGAATGAACTTCATCGAGCAGTGTTTTTCCAAGATTATTTATATCTTAAGTTCCATCTTTAATAGATCTGTCAGTGCATGTGTCATATAAGGTTTGATGCAGTATCTTACTATGTATTCTTTTAGTTTGATCTCTTCTAATGTTTTGCAAAAGTGGTCTATTATGTGTATATTGTGTTCTTGGAGCACGCTCAATTCATCGCCCGAGTTGCCTGTTTACAGGAACATCCAGAAACCGGAAACAGTTGATTCGATCCGGGGAAATCCTTTTGCATAGGATTGTGCTGTAGAATGTACTATTCCTTTTCATAGAAATTTATTGGCAGCCAGTGCAGTTGAGCGTGGAAGTAATTGTAATGTTTTGTTAAGAGCAAAATGTAGTTCATCACTTCGCTTCCACTTGAGGACCACCTTGCAATTTTTAGTCCCCCATATATATTCGGGCCAGATCATGCATTTGCAATACTGTAATTGAGTGATAGTTTTCTTGATGTTTAATTAGTGATCTGGCTGGTATTGAACTTTACTGAGAGACTATTGAGGGTATTTTTCACTTTGttcataattataatataattgtaattatatGAGAGCTTCTGATTGGCACGCACGTCCAATTCATGTATAAATGCGGAttacggtttttttttttccggtttaattatagtttttattagGTTCTGATAGAAGCTcgagtaatttttaaataacttgTTCGGCTGTTAATGAATGCTCTTGCAACTGCTCCTTATTGGTTCAAAATAGGGCTGTTGACGGCTACtatctatatatttttacttgtatAACCAATGGGGTATATTTCTAGTGTTGTACGACTACTGCATATCAGTGAAAGAACAGCCTTTTATATAAAACTCAGACGTgagttgtttttcttttcctttgagAGCGAAATTTATCTGGTTTTGATGGCTTGTTGGGTAGGTTTAACAGTTGTCGGTGGATGTTGGTTTGGTTGGTGTTTTCTGGTGTGCGTGGTTCGTTTGAAAGGAAGATATGAAAACCAAACACGGTTTTATTGCGGAAATGGTGGCACGGACATGGAGAGGCATGATGGGAACATGATGAGTAGATGACCCCTTCCCCATAGAATGGCATAACTCTTTCAAAGTAAcaaccaatatttttttcacatattttttaatggGCATTtacctaatattttttaataaaatatttgtataatcatgcctatttttataaattggaTAAGAATGTATAATTAGACATTTTTATTTGACACctaagaagagaagaaagaaatatgGATATGATAGATTGTATAATATAATAGGAAATGattcttaatgaaaaaaatggagTGGAAGGGGTTGATAAATCACTTTTGGAGTGATATtgagtgagtttttttttttatcattttcatgcATTTTCTTGACAAAATTCACATTTAGATGATATTTTTGTCTTACAGAAGTATAACAACTCAGTTAAGTGAAAAAAgtcaaaatttgtattttatttgaagATTTAAAGACTGTCATTTGATCACAATCATGGTACATTCAGCACGATCTTGATAGGTAGTACGATTGTGATAATATGATGACTTCTCTTCTGAATAGCATCAACCTTTTGACGATAACCATGGTGAATTCACTACGACAGTAGTCAGCATCATGATGCCTATAGTCATTTCACAACGTCCCAGAGCTTCTGCGTCACAGTCTTCGACCACGACCATGGTGGATTTTAGCACTTTTGACAATTTTACGAATTAGAGAGCACTTTTGAGAGTTTTGAAGGTTGTCAAGCATGGACAATATTGTGAGGATGGATGGTGATCATCCTTATTTCCTTGTTGGTATGTCTATGCTAATTTCATATAGGCTTTCTAGTTGTGTTTTGATCATGAGCGGCTAGTCACCCTACTCCGGGAGTTATG
This genomic interval from Glycine max cultivar Williams 82 chromosome 5, Glycine_max_v4.0, whole genome shotgun sequence contains the following:
- the LOC100788316 gene encoding probable ADP-ribosylation factor GTPase-activating protein AGD14 isoform X2; its protein translation is MGSRKEEERNEKIIRGLMKLPPNRRCINCNSLGPQYVCTSFWTFICMTCSGIHREFTHRVKSVSMAKFTSQEVDALQNGGNQRAREIYLKNWDFQRQRLPDNSNVEKIREFIRNVYVDGRYAGAKSSEKPPRDAQSPGIHEDEIRRASSYHSYSQSPPYDYQYEDRRYGKQAAALTRKPGSDKARYEGKMSSIIYSPGRFSDHAYDDRFANEGSGPRISDFSVSSGGEQFKSDVQSPNFHKDIKIRSPSYQQRSGSGSSSSEDVWYQARNASLETNANAKRDADGIRPPQPWNAFEDSGGHHPVDSLSQGLQLHNFPSADNHILGLRESEGSNEDGVKGFAPVGGFDNHDIPSHVSCSAYPPPMLPPMGDIQPNQMKSKSTNPFDYPYESDVDHNNMFLDMSSLQAALPDALFPATFHGGIAESWLPQNTVTPYISSAGEGGLSFMAMQSPSTQIQNIQKPETVDSIRGNPFA
- the LOC100788316 gene encoding probable ADP-ribosylation factor GTPase-activating protein AGD14 isoform X1, which codes for MGSRKEEERNEKIIRGLMKLPPNRRCINCNSLGPQYVCTSFWTFICMTCSGIHREFTHRVKSVSMAKFTSQEVDALQNGGNQRAREIYLKNWDFQRQRLPDNSNVEKIREFIRNVYVDGRYAGAKSSEKPPRDAQSPGIHEDEIRRASSYHSYSQSPPYDYQYEDRRYGKQAAALTRKPGSDKARYEGKMSSIIYSPGRFSDHAYDDRFANEGSGPRISDFSVSSGGEQFKSDVQSPNFHKDIKIRSPSYQQRSGSGSSSSEDVWYQARNASLETNANAKRDADGIRPPQRTVSAQSRDNKFPSLRSYNSGSLVDFFSEPVQASEPLQNKAFGIPRPPGPTRSVSMDLSKAPLESASSVDLFQLPAAPSQAPTLDLFQSSLSSADPSFNENQLSQTSHLASIDFFSDFSPQPSTVTSDGKALELSVPKNEGWATFDMPQRTSSTAQVEIPTTVPSNAKSLEEKFDPFSTSNANMQWPSFDMPQSTSSTAQVEIPATAPSSAKSLHETFDPFSSSNANRQWPSFEISSVSVPSSVTSNLWHDGVWNGEEQVSAMAANTQPWNAFEDSGGHHPVDSLSQGLQLHNFPSADNHILGLRESEGSNEDGVKGFAPVGGFDNHDIPSHVSCSAYPPPMLPPMGDIQPNQMKSKSTNPFDYPYESDVDHNNMFLDMSSLQAALPDALFPATFHGGIAESWLPQNTVTPYISSAGEGGLSFMAMQSPSTQIQNIQKPETVDSIRGNPFA